The proteins below are encoded in one region of Helianthus annuus cultivar XRQ/B chromosome 2, HanXRQr2.0-SUNRISE, whole genome shotgun sequence:
- the LOC110919107 gene encoding uncharacterized protein LOC110919107, producing MASMIKPCDICGDPGVVEAIIICSECQVAREHLYCMREFRTQAPPWWRCEECQSQSQITSPKTTDDEPETKNVSTSPQQTTFARERRNKNRIASKYGFKEKWVDKGRTKYLSCDEAVKLSSGSMKVNNSRNEFRSAHGMSKSVTPPRVFQRSTGLKEKATLPTCERVHIKSPKEERNIKPKLQQHVVQQSISPKDKATPLTYERVHIKSPREERIVKQSVSPREKAAVPFQNRGNAMQPVKSPRVEGTDLEKEPKTSCKNHADVEAGRSCAAKPNLTSGLPVSEMHDPYIPALNSYWKGCFYLPNGTQTFNEAFTAHPPSRVHYKVYETVKKMPERIYFQRVSYHDLRMDIFPADRDDIGLYFFPMFKKRGENDISIIDCMWRNNLVMKSNVEGAELFVLSSRVLPSHAQEYQGNNFLWGVFRGPKTAVKVAHSPPSTVVKREACYDDVPPGFTRICRS from the exons ATGGCCAGCATG ATCAAACCATGTGATATATGCGGTGATCCCGGTGTGGTTGAAGCTATAATCATTTGTTCCGAGTGTCAAGTTGCCCGCGAACATCT TTACTGCATGAGGGAATTTAGGACACAGGCCCCACCATGGTGGCGTTGTGaagaatgtcaaagtcaaagtcaaatcaCTTCACCAAAAACAACTGATGATGAACCAGAAACAAAAAACGTCTCAACATCCCCGCAGCAAACCACTTTTGCGAGAGAACGTCGAAATAAAAATCGTATTGCTAGCAAATACGGTTTCAAGGAAAAATGGGTTGATAAAGGAAGAACGAAATATTTAAGTTGTGATGAAGCGGTTAAGCTTTCTTCTGGTTCCATGAAAGTTAATAATTCTAGAAACGAATTCCGTTCTGCACATGGAATGTCCAAATCTGTGACTCCACCTCGTGTTTTTCAACGATCAACTGGTTTAAAAG AAAAAGCTACACTGCCTACATGTGAAAGGGTACATATTAAATCACCAAAAGAAGAAAGAAACATTAAGCCAAAATTGCAGCAACATGTTGTTCAACAATCGATTAGCCCAAAAG ACAAAGCGACACCGTTGACATATGAAAGGGTACATATTAAATCCCCAAGAGAAGAAAGAATTGTTAAGCAATCAGTGAGCCCGAGAG AAAAAGCAGCCGTGCCTTTTCAAAACAGAGGTAATGCTATGCAGCCTGTTAAGTCCCCCAGAGTTGAAGGAACAGATCTAGAAAAGGAGCCGAAGACAA GTTGCAAGAATCATGCTGATGTGGAGGCTGGGAGATCCTGTGCTGCGAAACCGAACCTAACAAGTGGTTTACCTGTGTCTGAGATGCATGATCCATATATTCCCGCCTTAAATTCTTACTGGAA GGGATGCTTTTATCTACCAAATGGGACTCAAACGTTCAATGAGGCATTCACGGCTCATCCGCCATCAAGAGTACACTACAAGGTCTATGAAACTGTAAAGAAAATGCCTGAACGTATTTACTTTCAGCGAGTTTCATATCATGACTTACGGATGGATATATTTCCGGCTGATAGAGATGACATCGGATTGTACTTCTTCCCTATGTTTAAAAAGAG AGGTGAGAATGATATCTCTATAATCGACTGCATGTGGAGAAATAATCTGGTTATGAAAAGTAATGTAGAAGGCGCGGAGTTATTTGTGCTTTCATCTCGAGTCTTACCTTCGCATGCTCAAG AATATCAAGGAAATAACTTTTTATGGGGAGTTTTTCGCGGACCAAAAACCGCTGTGAAGGTGGCTCATTCGCCTCCCTCGACTGTGGTAAAACGTGAAGCTTGTTATGACGATGTTCCTCCTGGTTTTACGAGGATCTGTAGATCCTGA